A single window of Nicotiana sylvestris chromosome 3, ASM39365v2, whole genome shotgun sequence DNA harbors:
- the LOC104226126 gene encoding uncharacterized protein produces MDWYSWLCKTGLEPSLVYEYGLAFAHNELQYEDITYFNHEFLQSIGISIGKHRLEILKLAKKERGAIPNSMSRFLQLINRTKRRLSKYIRNLGYREELALALVPKRNCSSRWKNGMLKRNKRVAAAKQTTLLLTNGSPVFMSDSRMNGFLSPMLYDDFPADEKMGADYWTSSAVEEIRWDEMFQNMKPT; encoded by the coding sequence ATGGACTGGTATTCTTGGCTATGCAAAACAGGGTTAGAGCCCTCTCTAGTTTATGAATATGGCCTAGCTTTTGCTCATAATGAGCTCCAATACGAAGACATCACTTACTTCAACCATGAATTTCTCCAAAGCATAGGAATTTCTATAGGTAAACACAGGCTAGAAATTCTCAAACTTGCCAAGAAAGAAAGAGGAGCCATACCAAATTCCATGTCAAGATTTCTCCAACTGATTAACCGTACAAAGAGGCGTTTGTCCAAGTATATAAGGAATTTGGGTTATAGAGAGGAATTAGCTCTTGCTTTAGTCCCAAAAAGAAATTGCAGTTCGAGATGGAAAAATGGTATGTTGAAGAGGAACAAGAGAGTGGCTGCAGCTAAGCAGACAACGTTGTTGCTAACAAATGGGAGTCCTGTTTTCATGTCTGATTCAAGAATGAACGGTTTTTTAAGTCCGATGTTGTATGATGATTTCCCTGCTGATGAAAAGATGGGGGCAGATTATTGGACATCCTCTGCAGTTGAAGAGATCAGGTGGGATGAAATGTTTCAGAATATGAAACCAACTTAA
- the LOC104226125 gene encoding proline--tRNA ligase, cytoplasmic-like translates to MASKDSNKGKKKEVKKETGLGQGKKKEVKKETGLGLSYKKDENFGEWYSEVVVSGEMIEYYDISGCYILRPWAMSIWEILQAFFDAEIKKMKIKNSYFPLFVSPGVLQKEKDHIEGFAPEVAWVTKSGESDLEVPIAIRPTSETVMYPYFSKWIRGHRDLPLRLNQWCNVVRWEFSNPTPFIRSREFLWQEGHTAFATKEEADTEVLDILELYRRIYEEFLAVPVSKGKKSELEKFAGGLYTTTVEAFIPNTGRGIQGATSHCLGQNFAKMFEINFENEKGEKAMVWQNSWAYTTRTIGVMIMVHGDDKGLVLPPKVASTQVIVIPVPYKDANTQGIFDACAATVEKLNESGIRAEADFRDNYSPGWKYSHWEMKGVPLRIEIGPKDLANNQVRAVRRDNGTKTDIPMDNLVEQLKDLLATIQQNLFDVAKQKRDACVQIVRTWDEFTVALGQKKLVLAPWCDEEDVEKDVKARTKGEMGAAKTLCSPFDQPELPEGTLCFASGKPAKKWTYWGRSY, encoded by the exons ATGGCCAGTAAAGATTCAAATA aaggaaaaaagaaagaagtcaAGAAAGAGACAGGTCTTGGTcaggggaaaaagaaagaagtcaAGAAAGAGACAGGTCTTGGTCTCTCTTACAAAAAGGATGAAAATTTTGGAGAGTGGTATTCTGAG GTTGTCGTTAGTGGTGAAATGATCGAGTACTACGATATATCTGGCTGTTATATTCTACGGCCATGGGCAATGTCTATCTGGGAGATATTGCAG GCGTTTTTTGATGCTGAAATTAAGAAAATGAAGATAAAGAACTCTTACTTTCCTCTGTTTGTGTCCCCTGGTGTTCTACAAAAGGAAAAGGACCACATAGAGGGATTTGCTCCTGAG GTTGCTTGGGTTACGAAATCTGGTGAATCTGATTTGGAAGTACCCATTGCAATTCGACCAACTAGTGAAACAGTGATGTATCCATACTTCTCTAAGTGGATAAGGGGACATCGTGACTTGCCCTTGAGACTCAACCAGTGGTGCAATGTTGTACGATGGGAGTTTAGCAACCCTACCCCCTTCATCAG GAGTCGTGAGTTTCTCTGGCAAGAAGGACACACTGCTTTTGCAACAAAGGAGGAAGCAGATACAGAG GTTCTTGATATCTTGGAATTGTATAGACGTATATATGAAGAATTTTTAGCCGTTCCAGTCAGTAAGGGAAAGAAAAGTGAGCTCGAGAAGTTTGCCGGTGGACTCTACACGACTACAGTTGAG GCATTTATCCCTAATACTGGCCGTGGTATCCAAGGTGCAACTTCACACTGTTTGGGCCAGAATTTTGCAAAAATGTTTGAGATAAATTTTGAAAATGAGAAGGGAGAGAAGGCTATGGTCTGGCAGAACTCATGGGCCTATACTACTAGAACA ATCGGTGTTATGATCATGGTTCATGGGGATGACAAAGGCCTGGTCTTACCTCCTAAAGTAGCATCAACTCAAGTAATTGTTATTCCTGTGCCATACAAGGATGCAAATACTCAAGGCATCTTTGATGCCTGTGCTGCTACCGTTGAGAAGTTGAATGAATCAGGTATTCGTGCTGAGGCAGACTTCAGAGATAACTATTCACCTGGCTGGAAATATTCTCATTGGGAAATGAAGGGGGTTCCTCTTAGGATTGAAATAGGACCAAAAGACCTTGCAAATAACCAG GTACGAGCTGTTCGACGTGACAACGGAACCAAAACAGATATTCCCATGGATAATCTTGTTGAACAACTAAAAGATCTGCTCGCCACTATCCAACAAAATCTATTTGATGTTGCAAAACAAAAGAGAGATGCCTGCGTTCAGATTGTAAGAACTTGGGATGAATTTACGGTAGCACTGGGCCAAAAGAAATTGGTCTTGGCTCCTTGGTGTGATGAGGAG GATGTCGAGAAAGATGTCAAGGCACGCACGAAAGGGGAGATGGGTGCGGCAAAGACTCTTTGCTCTCCATTTGACCAGCCTGAGCTGCCTGAAG GTACATTGTGCTTCGCATCAGGTAAACCTGCTAAGAAGTGGACATACTGGGGCCGCAGCTATTGA
- the LOC138888644 gene encoding uncharacterized protein: MAIENFQCSMKLVHCLCLSRIFTNDRDSISFKIFAHDVSFTLEDFYIMCGLRITTHTVEKIINRESNILKRYFGKSKGVTLKDIRDFMTRNEIPKNVVNHSHVCESDDDAVKLMEILVVESILFGKKTESSVLEEYASIVEDDKVCAKYPWGNVTYEKLIYSPKHALDKQNKFRSTKYKVGGFPYPLCAWFYKRFPDIREKYIREDEYLDTPQRVTMEVQKHAGKERNTIVKEVFDKFKQDERSAIVDAIFVKVKEYFDEKFEQLFKIVDKSNGMDDGNFDLSNHRQYDRMNDCYEHLSDINVVDDASHKVADVNAIRGEAAFEGDQHIQEQVEEERSSIGRLNRDGNNEEQLSTENVGSKQGTDNQVVDTEEYVAHDASHKVTDDNATRKEAAVEGDEHVQQQVGEKDGNDEKLTTEKGADDQVVDTEKSCTELCFGKTIRKDYRYAKTLAICKELVGEDTQEISTTVEVETSCASIDTTQKLSNDVELNEDRVEKNLAENTPMLLDVGAQSNEAGTDDIDKGMEPGETTAEDKRQERLDAAQKEFGELMQLYQKGEIHLFTHVGSQTDIGISEGKGSGFVGMQTSYVSQHLDQISSDAS; encoded by the exons ATGGCTATAGAGAATTTCCAATGCAGCATGAAGTTGGTTCATTGTTTGTGTCTTTCTCGAATATTCACCAATGATCGAGACTCCattagtttcaagatttttgCCCATGATGTTTCTTTCACCCTTGAAGATTTTTACATTATGTGCGGTTTGCGGATCACAACACATACTGTTGAAAAAATAATTAATCGAGAGAGCAATATCCTGAAACGCTATTTTGGTAAGTCCAAGGGTGTGACCTTGAAGGATATTCGAGATTTTATGACTCGAAATGAAATTCCAAAGAATGTTGTGAATCACAGTCATGTATGCGAGAGTGATGATGATGCTGTGAAGCTTATGGAAATTCTTGTTGTAGAGTCTATTTTGTTTGGGAAAAAGACTGAGTCATCTGTGCTAGAGGAGTATGCATCTATTGTTGAAGATGATAAGGTTTGTGCTAAATATCCTTGGGGCAATGTGACTTATGAGAAGCTCATTTACTCACCGAAACATGCATTGGACAAGCAGAACAAATTTCGTTCAACTAAGTATAAAGTTGGTGGATTTCCATATCCATTATGTGCTTGGTTCTATAAGCGCTTCCCAGATATTCGGGAGAAGTACATAAGAGAGGATGAGTACCTTGATACCCCTCAG AGGGTAACTATGGAGGTTCAAAAGCATGCAGGAAAAGAAAGAAACACGATCGTGAAAGAagttttcgataagtttaaaCAGGATGAGCGATCTGCTATTGTGGATGCGATTTTTGTAAAAGTGAAG GAATATTTCGATGAGAAGTTTGAACAGTTGTTTAAGATTGTCGACAAATCAAATGGAATGGACGATGGcaattttgatttgagtaaccatcgACAATATGATAGGATGAACGACTGTTATGAACATCTATCAGATATTAATGTTGTTGATGATGCATCGCATAAAGTCGCAGATGTAAATGCTATACGTGGCGAAGCGGCTTTTGAAGGCGATCAACATattcaagaacaagttgaagaggaACGTTCCAGTATTGGTAGATTGAACAGAGATGGAAATAATGAAGAACAATTATCAACTGAGAATGTTGGAAGCAAGCAAGGTACAGATAATCAAGTTGTTGATACTGAAGAATATGTTGCTCATGATGCATCGCATAAAGTCACAGATGATAATGCTACACGTAAGGAAGCGGCTGTTGAAGGCGATGAACATGTTCAACAAcaagttggagagaaagatggAAATGATGAAAAGTTAACAACTGAGAAAGGTGCAGATGATCAAGTTGTTGATACTGAAAAATCATGCACCGAGTTGTGCTTTGGGAA GACTATTAGGAAAGACTATCGGTATGCAAAAACACTAGCTATTTGCAAGGAACTTGTAGGTGAAGATACACAGGAAATTTCCACTACAG tggaAGTTGAAACTAGTTGTGCTTCGATTGACACAACTCAAAAACTCTCTAATGATGTTGAATTGAATGAAGAtagagttgagaaaaaccttGCAGAGAATACTCCAATGCTCCTCGACGTTGGTGCACAATCGAATGAAGCTGGAACTGATGATATCGACAAAGGCATGGAGCCTGGGGAAACCACAGCGGAAGACAAACGTCAAG AAAGACTCGATGCAGCTCAAAAAGAATTCGGTGAGCTTATGCAGCTATATCAAAAAGGAGAAATACATTTATTCACACATGTTGGCTCACAGACAG ATATAGGCATATCTGAAGGTAAAGGAAGTGGATTTGTTGGAATGCAAACATCATATGTGTCTCAACACTTAGACCAG ATCTCATCTGATGCATCGTAA